Proteins encoded in a region of the Meleagris gallopavo isolate NT-WF06-2002-E0010 breed Aviagen turkey brand Nicholas breeding stock unplaced genomic scaffold, Turkey_5.1 ChrUn_random_7180001879934, whole genome shotgun sequence genome:
- the LOC100540888 gene encoding LOW QUALITY PROTEIN: V-type proton ATPase catalytic subunit A-like (The sequence of the model RefSeq protein was modified relative to this genomic sequence to represent the inferred CDS: inserted 1 base in 1 codon), whose protein sequence is MEGDVGTRMADIEKESLLGAVHGVSGPVVTAIRMAGAAMYELVRVGHAELVGEIIRXEGDMATLQVYEETSGVRVGDPVLRTGQPLSVELGPGILGSIFDGIQRPLRDIAQLTGGIYIPRGVNVPALPRHLTWDFVPSKSIQVGSHVTGGDIYGTVTENSLIQHKIMVPPRSCGTVTHIAPPGHYSVSDVVLELDFEGVTEQLTMMQVWPVRQTRPVVEKLTANHPLLTGQRVLDALFPCVQGGTTAIPGAFGCGKTVISQSLSKYSNSDIIVYVGCGERGNEMSEVLRDFPELTMEVDGRTESIMKRTTLVANTSNMPVAAREASIYTGITLSEYFRDMGLHVSMMADSTSRWAEALREISGRLAEMPADSGYPAYLGARLASFYERAGRARCLGSPLREGSVSIVGAVSPPGGDFSDPVTSATLGIVQVFWGLDKKLAQRKHFPSVNWLISYSKYLRALEPHYERLHPDFPALRTRAREILQEEEDLAEIVQLVGKASLAEADKVTLEVAKLLKDDFLQQNGYSSYDRFCPFYKTVGMLHNIVTFYELARHAVEATGAGERRVTWATIRENLGDILYRLSAMKFMDPVKDGEANITAAFTQLNEEMQAAFRNLED, encoded by the exons ATGGagggggacgtggggacacggATGGCTGACATTGAGAAGGAGAgcctgctgggtgctgtgcacGGCGTCTCGGGGCCCG TGGTGACGGCCATACGCATGGCAGGGGCAGCCATGTACGAACTGGTGCGTGTGGGGCACGCAGAGCTGGTGGGGGAGATCATCC CTGAGGGGGACATGGCCACGCTGCAGGTGTATGAGGAGACCT CGGGGGTGCGGGTGGGGGATCCGGTGCTGCGCACGGGTCAGCCGCTCTCGGTGGAGCTCGGTCCTGGCATCCTGGGCTCCATCTTCGACGGCATCCAGCGCCCGCTGCGGGACATCGCACAGCTGACGGGTGGCATCTACATCCCACGGGGTGTCAACGTCCCCGCGCTGCCACGGCATCTCACCTGGGACTTTGTCCCCAGCAAGAGCATCCAG GTTGGCAGCCACGTCACTGGTGGGGACATCTATGGGACAGTGACAGAGAACTCACTCATCCAACACAAGATCATGGTGCCACCCCGCAGCTGTGGTACCGTCACCCACATCGCACCACCAGGACACTACAGCGTCTCG GATGTGGTGCTGGAGCTGGACTTCGAGGGTGTGACCGAGCAGCTGACCATGATGCAGGTGTGGCCGGTGCGCCAGACCCGGCCGGTGGTGGAGAAACTGACAGCAAATCACCCACTGTTGACAGGGCAGCGCGTGCTGGATGCGCTTTTCCC GTGCGTGCAGGGTGGCACCACAGCCATCCCCGGTGCTTTTGGCTGCGGCAAAACCGTCATCTCGCAGTCCCTGTCCAAGTACTCCAACAGCGACATCATCGTCTACGTGGGCTGCGGGGAGCGTGGCAACGAGATGTCCGAGGTGCTGCGGGACTTCCCCGAG CTCACCATGGAGGTGGATGGGAGGACGGAGAGCATCATGAAGCGCACCACGCTGGTGGCCAACACCTCCAACATGCCAGTAGCTGCCCGCGAGGCCTCCATCTACACTG GCATCACGCTGTCTGAGTATTTCCGCGACATGGGGCTCCACGTCAGCATGATGGCTGACTCCACCTCCCGCTGGGCCGAGGCGCTGCGAGAGATTTCGGGGCGTTTGGCTGAGATGCCGGCGG ACAGTGGGTACCCCGCATACCTGGGCGCTCGCCTGGCATCCTTCTATGAGCGTGCGGGGCGGGCGCGCTGCCTGGGGTCCCCCCTCCGTGAGGGCAGTGTCAGCATCGTTGGAGC GGTGTCACCGCCCGGAGGGGACTTCTCAGACCCTGTCACCTCAGCCACGCTGGGCATCGTGCAG GTGTTTTGGGGTCTGGACAAGAAGCTGGCACAGCGCAAGCACTTCCCTTCAGTGAACTGGCTGATCAGTTACAGCAAATACTTGCGGGCGCTGGAGCCCCACTACGAGCGGCTGCATCCTGACTTCCCCGCACTGCGCACCCGCGCCAGGGAGAtcctgcaggaggaggaggatctGGCTGAGATTGTGCAGCTCGTGGGGA AGGCGTCCCTTGCTGAGGCTGACAAGGTGACGCTGGAGGTAGCCAAACTCCTCAAGGATGACTTCCTGCAGCAGAATGGCTACTCCTCCTACGACAG GTTCTGCCCCTTCTACAAGACCGTGGGGATGCTGCACAACATCGTCACCTTCTATGAGCTCGCCCGACACGCCGTGGAGGCCACTGGGGCTGGCGAGCGCCGTGTCACTTGGGCAACCATCCGTGAGAACCTCGGGGACATCCTGTACCGGCTGAGTGCCATGAAGTTCATG gaTCCAGTGAAGGACGGCGAAGCCAACATCACAGCTGCCTTCACGCAGCTCAACGAAGAGATGCAGGCAGCCTTCCGCAACCTGGAGGACTGA
- the NIT1 gene encoding deaminated glutathione amidase isoform X3, whose translation MVSHQAMAASLGPKPLVAVCQVTSTPDKEQNFSSCAALVRAAARRGACLVFLPEGFDYIGRDSAQTLSLAESLDGELMARYSTLARDCGVWLSLGGFHERSADWPSTQRIYNCHVLLDQTGHLAAAYRKTHLCDVELEGRVTMKESSFTNPGTEIVPPISTPAGMLGLSICYDLRFPEISLALRHAGAEILTYPSAFTFPTGSAHWEVLLRARAIETQCYVVAAAQTGRNHEGRVSYGHTLVADPWGTVVAQCSEGPGLCYAEIDLEYLRRVRREIPVQSHRRADLYGTVGLQAALPAP comes from the exons ATGGTGAG CCACCAAGCCATGGCGGCGTCTCTGGGACCGAAGCCGCTGGTGGCCGTGTGCCAGGTGACCTCCACTCCTGACAAGGAGCAGAACTTCTCCAGCTGCGCGGCGCTGGTGCGGGCAGCAGCACGGCGGGGTGCGTGCCTCGTCTTCCTCCCCGAAGGCTTTGACTACATTGGCCGCGACTCTGCACAAACGCTCAGCCTGGCTGAGAGCCTGGACGGTGAGCTGATGGCACGCTACTCCACGCTGGCCAG GGACTGTGGTGTGTGGCTGTCCCTGGGCGGTTTCCACGAGCGCAGTGCAGACTGGCCGAGCACGCAGCGCATCTACAACTGCCACGTGCTGCTGGACCAAACAG GCCATTTGGCAGCAGCCTACAGGAAGACCCACCTGTGCGACGTGGAGCTGGAGGGCCGTGTTACcatgaaagaaagcagcttCACCAACCCCGGCACCGAAATCGTGCCTCCCATCAGCACTCCAGCAGGAATG CTCGGACTCTCCATCTGCTATGACCTGCGTTTCCCTGAAATCTCATTGGCACTGCGGCACGCCGGTGCTGAGATCCTCACCTACCCCTCAGCCTTCACCTTCCCCACAGGTTCCGCGCACTGGGAG GTGTTGCTGCGGGCACGTGCCATCGAGACCCAGTGCTACgtggtggcagcagcacagacgGGTCGGAACCATGAGGGCCGCGTGTCCTACGGCCACACGCTGGTggcagacccctgggggacggTGGTGGCACAGTGCAGTGAGGGACCGGGGCTCTGTTATGCCGAAATTGACCTTGAGTACCTGCGTCGCGTGCGCCGCGAGATCCCGGTGCAGAGTCACCGCCGTGCTGATCTCTATGGGACTGTgggcctgcaggcagcactcCCAGCCCCATAG
- the NIT1 gene encoding deaminated glutathione amidase isoform X4, producing MAASLGPKPLVAVCQVTSTPDKEQNFSSCAALVRAAARRGACLVFLPEGFDYIGRDSAQTLSLAESLDGELMARYSTLARDCGVWLSLGGFHERSADWPSTQRIYNCHVLLDQTGHLAAAYRKTHLCDVELEGRVTMKESSFTNPGTEIVPPISTPAGMLGLSICYDLRFPEISLALRHAGAEILTYPSAFTFPTGSAHWEVLLRARAIETQCYVVAAAQTGRNHEGRVSYGHTLVADPWGTVVAQCSEGPGLCYAEIDLEYLRRVRREIPVQSHRRADLYGTVGLQAALPAP from the exons ATGGCGGCGTCTCTGGGACCGAAGCCGCTGGTGGCCGTGTGCCAGGTGACCTCCACTCCTGACAAGGAGCAGAACTTCTCCAGCTGCGCGGCGCTGGTGCGGGCAGCAGCACGGCGGGGTGCGTGCCTCGTCTTCCTCCCCGAAGGCTTTGACTACATTGGCCGCGACTCTGCACAAACGCTCAGCCTGGCTGAGAGCCTGGACGGTGAGCTGATGGCACGCTACTCCACGCTGGCCAG GGACTGTGGTGTGTGGCTGTCCCTGGGCGGTTTCCACGAGCGCAGTGCAGACTGGCCGAGCACGCAGCGCATCTACAACTGCCACGTGCTGCTGGACCAAACAG GCCATTTGGCAGCAGCCTACAGGAAGACCCACCTGTGCGACGTGGAGCTGGAGGGCCGTGTTACcatgaaagaaagcagcttCACCAACCCCGGCACCGAAATCGTGCCTCCCATCAGCACTCCAGCAGGAATG CTCGGACTCTCCATCTGCTATGACCTGCGTTTCCCTGAAATCTCATTGGCACTGCGGCACGCCGGTGCTGAGATCCTCACCTACCCCTCAGCCTTCACCTTCCCCACAGGTTCCGCGCACTGGGAG GTGTTGCTGCGGGCACGTGCCATCGAGACCCAGTGCTACgtggtggcagcagcacagacgGGTCGGAACCATGAGGGCCGCGTGTCCTACGGCCACACGCTGGTggcagacccctgggggacggTGGTGGCACAGTGCAGTGAGGGACCGGGGCTCTGTTATGCCGAAATTGACCTTGAGTACCTGCGTCGCGTGCGCCGCGAGATCCCGGTGCAGAGTCACCGCCGTGCTGATCTCTATGGGACTGTgggcctgcaggcagcactcCCAGCCCCATAG
- the NIT1 gene encoding deaminated glutathione amidase isoform X1 — MVRLSAVLRFPLHRLCPGPRSLLGSHQAMAASLGPKPLVAVCQVTSTPDKEQNFSSCAALVRAAARRGACLVFLPEGFDYIGRDSAQTLSLAESLDGELMARYSTLARDCGVWLSLGGFHERSADWPSTQRIYNCHVLLDQTGHLAAAYRKTHLCDVELEGRVTMKESSFTNPGTEIVPPISTPAGMLGLSICYDLRFPEISLALRHAGAEILTYPSAFTFPTGSAHWEVLLRARAIETQCYVVAAAQTGRNHEGRVSYGHTLVADPWGTVVAQCSEGPGLCYAEIDLEYLRRVRREIPVQSHRRADLYGTVGLQAALPAP; from the exons ATGGTGAG GCTGAGTGCGGTGCTCCGCTTCCCGCTGCACCGCTTATGCCCAGGCCCCCGGAGCCTCCTGGGCAG CCACCAAGCCATGGCGGCGTCTCTGGGACCGAAGCCGCTGGTGGCCGTGTGCCAGGTGACCTCCACTCCTGACAAGGAGCAGAACTTCTCCAGCTGCGCGGCGCTGGTGCGGGCAGCAGCACGGCGGGGTGCGTGCCTCGTCTTCCTCCCCGAAGGCTTTGACTACATTGGCCGCGACTCTGCACAAACGCTCAGCCTGGCTGAGAGCCTGGACGGTGAGCTGATGGCACGCTACTCCACGCTGGCCAG GGACTGTGGTGTGTGGCTGTCCCTGGGCGGTTTCCACGAGCGCAGTGCAGACTGGCCGAGCACGCAGCGCATCTACAACTGCCACGTGCTGCTGGACCAAACAG GCCATTTGGCAGCAGCCTACAGGAAGACCCACCTGTGCGACGTGGAGCTGGAGGGCCGTGTTACcatgaaagaaagcagcttCACCAACCCCGGCACCGAAATCGTGCCTCCCATCAGCACTCCAGCAGGAATG CTCGGACTCTCCATCTGCTATGACCTGCGTTTCCCTGAAATCTCATTGGCACTGCGGCACGCCGGTGCTGAGATCCTCACCTACCCCTCAGCCTTCACCTTCCCCACAGGTTCCGCGCACTGGGAG GTGTTGCTGCGGGCACGTGCCATCGAGACCCAGTGCTACgtggtggcagcagcacagacgGGTCGGAACCATGAGGGCCGCGTGTCCTACGGCCACACGCTGGTggcagacccctgggggacggTGGTGGCACAGTGCAGTGAGGGACCGGGGCTCTGTTATGCCGAAATTGACCTTGAGTACCTGCGTCGCGTGCGCCGCGAGATCCCGGTGCAGAGTCACCGCCGTGCTGATCTCTATGGGACTGTgggcctgcaggcagcactcCCAGCCCCATAG
- the DEDD gene encoding death effector domain-containing protein, which translates to MAALKRSRAQAWPEEQGDREHGLYSLHRMFDIVGTHLTHRDVRVLSFLFVDVIDDYERGMIRSGRDFLLALERQGRCDETNFRQVLQLLRIITRHDLLPYVTLKRRRAVCPDLVDKYLEETSIRYVTPRAHSAAEHGLGHPHKSVPPQHPMVCCSSAGPQICTKRPGRGRALLSSQRKRRKSVTPDPKEKQTCDIRLRVRAEYCQHETALQGNVFSNKQDPLERQFERFNQANTILKSRDLGSIICDIKFSELTYLDAFWRDYINGSLLEALKGVFITDSLKQAVGHEAIKLLVNVDEEDYEVGRQKLLRNLMLQTAP; encoded by the exons ATGGCAGCCCTGAAACGCAGCCGCGCGCAGGCCTGGCCCGAGGAGCAGGGTGACCGTGAGCACGGGCTGTACAGCCTGCACCGCATGTTCGACATCGTGGGCACTCACCTGACGCACCGCGACGTGCGCgtcctctccttcctcttcgTGGACGTCATTGATGACTACGAGCGGGGCATGATCCGCAGCGGCAGGGACTTCTTGCTGGCGTTGGAGCGGCAGGGCCGCTGCGATGAGACCAACTTCAGGcaggtgctgcagctgctgcggATCATCACGCGCCACGACCTGCTGCCCTACGTCACCCTCAAGAGGCGACGGGCTG TGTGTCCGGACCTGGTGGACAAGTACTTGGAGGAGACCTCCATCCGCTACGTGACGCCCCGGGCTCACAGCGCTGCGGAACACGGCCTCGGCCACCCCCACAAATCAG TGCCTCCCCAGCACCCCATGGTCTGCTGCTCCTCGGCGGGGCCGCAGATCTGCACCAAGAGGCCCGGCCGTGGCAGGGCTCTCCTCAGCAGCCAGCGCAAGCGCAGGAAGTCGGTGACTCCAGACCCCAAGGAGAAGCAGACATGCG ACATCCGCTTGCGAGTCCGAGCTGAGTACTGCCAGCACGAGACGGCGCTCCAGGGCAACGTCTTCTCCAACAAGCAGGACCCGCTGGAGCGCCAGTTTGAGCGCTTCAACCAAGCCAACACCATCCTGAAGTCCCGGGACCTGGGCTCCATCATCTGTGACATAAAATTCTCAGAGCTCACCTACCTCGACGCGTTCTGGCGTGATTACATCAACGGCTCTTTGCTGGAGGCCCTCAAGGGCGTCTTCATCACGGACTCGCTCAAGCAAGCCGTGGGCCACGAAGCCATCAAACTGCTGGTCAATGTGGATGAGGAGGATTACGAGGTTGGGCGCCAGAAACTCCTGAGGAACTTGATGCTGCAGACGGCCCCCTGA
- the PFDN2 gene encoding prefoldin subunit 2, translating into MADSVKGRPAAAGPGGKVLTAEQVVARFNRLRQEQRGLASKAAELELELNEHGLVIETLREVDPTRKCYRMVGGILVERTVKEVLPALEGNREQISKIIETLSQQLQSKGRELNEFREKHNIRLVGEDDPRQPPKDGTEGGKGSAAGVLVS; encoded by the exons aTGGCGGACAGCGTGAAGGGGCGGCCCGCGGCGGCGGGGCCGGGCGGGAAGGTGCTGACGGCGGAGCAG GTGGTGGCTCGGTTCAACCGGTTACGGCAGGAGCAGCGCGGCCTGGCTTCCAAGGCGGCGGAGCTGGAGTTGGAGCTCAACGAACACGG CCTGGTGATTGAGACGCTGCGCGAGGTGGATCCCACACGGAAGTGTTACCGCATGGTGGGGGGCATCCTGGTAGAGCGCACTGTCAAGGAAGTGCTGCCCGCACTGGAGGGCAACCGCGAGCAG ATCAGCAAAATCATCGAGACGTtgagccagcagctgcagagcaaggGCCGCGAACTGAACGAGTTCCGCGAGAAGCACAACATCCGCCTGGTGGGCGAGGATGACCCCCGGCAGCCCCCCAAGGATGGCACCGAGGGGGGCAAGGGCAGCGCCGCCGGCGTCCTCGTGTCCTAG
- the NIT1 gene encoding deaminated glutathione amidase isoform X2, with product MLSAVLRFPLHRLCPGPRSLLGSHQAMAASLGPKPLVAVCQVTSTPDKEQNFSSCAALVRAAARRGACLVFLPEGFDYIGRDSAQTLSLAESLDGELMARYSTLARDCGVWLSLGGFHERSADWPSTQRIYNCHVLLDQTGHLAAAYRKTHLCDVELEGRVTMKESSFTNPGTEIVPPISTPAGMLGLSICYDLRFPEISLALRHAGAEILTYPSAFTFPTGSAHWEVLLRARAIETQCYVVAAAQTGRNHEGRVSYGHTLVADPWGTVVAQCSEGPGLCYAEIDLEYLRRVRREIPVQSHRRADLYGTVGLQAALPAP from the exons AT GCTGAGTGCGGTGCTCCGCTTCCCGCTGCACCGCTTATGCCCAGGCCCCCGGAGCCTCCTGGGCAG CCACCAAGCCATGGCGGCGTCTCTGGGACCGAAGCCGCTGGTGGCCGTGTGCCAGGTGACCTCCACTCCTGACAAGGAGCAGAACTTCTCCAGCTGCGCGGCGCTGGTGCGGGCAGCAGCACGGCGGGGTGCGTGCCTCGTCTTCCTCCCCGAAGGCTTTGACTACATTGGCCGCGACTCTGCACAAACGCTCAGCCTGGCTGAGAGCCTGGACGGTGAGCTGATGGCACGCTACTCCACGCTGGCCAG GGACTGTGGTGTGTGGCTGTCCCTGGGCGGTTTCCACGAGCGCAGTGCAGACTGGCCGAGCACGCAGCGCATCTACAACTGCCACGTGCTGCTGGACCAAACAG GCCATTTGGCAGCAGCCTACAGGAAGACCCACCTGTGCGACGTGGAGCTGGAGGGCCGTGTTACcatgaaagaaagcagcttCACCAACCCCGGCACCGAAATCGTGCCTCCCATCAGCACTCCAGCAGGAATG CTCGGACTCTCCATCTGCTATGACCTGCGTTTCCCTGAAATCTCATTGGCACTGCGGCACGCCGGTGCTGAGATCCTCACCTACCCCTCAGCCTTCACCTTCCCCACAGGTTCCGCGCACTGGGAG GTGTTGCTGCGGGCACGTGCCATCGAGACCCAGTGCTACgtggtggcagcagcacagacgGGTCGGAACCATGAGGGCCGCGTGTCCTACGGCCACACGCTGGTggcagacccctgggggacggTGGTGGCACAGTGCAGTGAGGGACCGGGGCTCTGTTATGCCGAAATTGACCTTGAGTACCTGCGTCGCGTGCGCCGCGAGATCCCGGTGCAGAGTCACCGCCGTGCTGATCTCTATGGGACTGTgggcctgcaggcagcactcCCAGCCCCATAG
- the AQP10 gene encoding LOW QUALITY PROTEIN: aquaporin-10 (The sequence of the model RefSeq protein was modified relative to this genomic sequence to represent the inferred CDS: deleted 2 bases in 2 codons) — protein MGYVSFVKRTRVLLCIQNQLARECLAELLAVFMLILITLGGAAQMVTSSGTKGNIITSSLAGALAVMVAIHTAGGGRLVRLGAAHLNRLSPSSMSLLGQLPWWKFPNLCRPCRPSGPSVAAAAVYALYYDAIWSYSNGTLTASGPRETASIFATYPAEHLSLPNGFLDQVLGTAALIVGILAITDTRNRAVPRGLEPLAVALLVLAIEVSMGSNCGSPMNPARDFGPRLFTLAAGWGTEVFSRGSAWWWVPVVAPLVGAVLGTGLYQLFVAFHHPEEEEEDGRRARRQTKH, from the exons ATGGGCTACGTGTCCTTCGTGAAGAGGACTCgagtgctgctctgcatccaGAACCAGCTGGCACGAGAGTgcctggctgagctgctggctgtctTCATGCTCATT CTGATCACGCTGGGCGGTGCAGCACAGATGGTCACCAGCTCCGGGACCAAAGGGAACATCATCACCTCCTCGCTGGCGGGCGCCCTGGCCGTCATGGTGGCCATCCACACGGCGGGGGGGGGTCGTCTGGTGAGGCTGGGGGC GGCTCACCTGAACCGGCTTTCTCCCTCTTCCATGTCCCTG CTGGGGCAGCTCCCGTGGTGGAAGTTCCCCAATCTTTGTAGGCCGTGCAGACCTTCGGGTCCTTCAGTCGCCGCCGCAGCCGTCTAC GCTCTGTATTACG ACGCCATCTGGTCCTACAGCAACGGGACCCTCACCGCCTCCGGGCCACGGGAGACGGCCTCCATCTTCGCCACGTACCCCGCTGAGCACCTCTCCCTTCCCAATGGCTTCCTGGACCAG GTTCTGGGCACGGCGGCGCTGATCGTGGGCATCCTGGCCATCACCGACACCCGCAACCGTGCCGTCCCGCGAGGCCTGGAGCCGCTGGCCGTGGCACTGCTGGTGCTCGCCATCGAGGTGTCCATGGGCTCCAACTGCGGCAGCCCCATGAACCCCGCACGGGACTTCGGCCCGCGGCTCTTCACGCTGGCAGCGGGATGGGGCACCGAGGTGTTCAG CAGGGGCAGCGCGTGGTGGTGGGTGCCGGTGGTGGCCCCGCTGGTGGGGGCCGTGCTGGGTACGGGGCTCTATCAGCTCTTCGTGGCCTTCCACCACCccgaggaagaggaggaggacggCAGGCGAGCACGCAGGCAGACCAAGCACTGA
- the S100A10 gene encoding protein S100-A10, whose product MPSQMEHAMETLMFTFHKYAGDKNYLSKEDLRALMEKEFPGFLENQRDPMALDKIMKDLDQCRDGKVGFQSFFSLVAGLTIACNDYFVVHMKQKGRK is encoded by the exons ATGCCGTCCCAGATGGAGCACGCCATGGAGACGCTGATGTTCACCTTCCACAAATACGCGGGTGACAAGAACTACCTGAGCAAGGAGGACCTGCGTGCACTGATGGAGAAGGAGTTCCCTGGATTCCTGGAG AACCAGCGCGATCCTATGGCTCTGGATAAGATCATGAAGGACCTGGACCAGTGCCGGGATGGCAAAGTGGGCTTCCAGAGCTTCTTCTCGCTGGTGGCTGGACTGACCATCGCCTGCAACGACTACTTCGTGGTGCACATGAAGCAGAAGGGGAGGAAGTGA